A genome region from Geobacter pickeringii includes the following:
- a CDS encoding DsbC family protein, with protein sequence MTSAAVAASKDAGREENPEAAIRKLFPRLPVSSVKKTDIDGFYEVVADGNVIYVHLKTGHLFVGDLYARDGKNLTAEARNRFAAERLSVLTEADKEKAVKVGNGKHVVIEITDPDCPFCRKMHEYWAKRPDVTRYVFFLPLSIHPDAEKKARYILAAENKELALWEAYSGELDNNREKLSKSYDDKGLLAAHRAVVTKLGVQSTPVFWVDGKYVSGANIPLVESIIGKCKLAEGTKPGAAAACEDEGQKK encoded by the coding sequence ATGACGTCCGCTGCAGTGGCGGCGTCCAAGGATGCGGGGCGGGAGGAGAATCCCGAAGCGGCAATCCGGAAGCTCTTTCCGAGGCTGCCGGTGTCGAGCGTGAAGAAGACCGATATCGACGGGTTCTACGAGGTGGTGGCCGACGGCAATGTGATTTACGTGCACCTCAAGACCGGCCACCTGTTCGTGGGGGATCTCTACGCCAGGGACGGGAAGAACCTGACGGCGGAGGCGCGCAACCGCTTCGCCGCCGAACGTCTGAGCGTTCTGACCGAAGCCGACAAGGAGAAGGCGGTGAAGGTGGGCAACGGCAAGCACGTGGTGATCGAGATTACCGATCCCGACTGCCCCTTCTGCCGCAAGATGCATGAATACTGGGCCAAGCGTCCGGACGTGACCCGGTACGTCTTCTTCCTCCCGTTGAGCATCCATCCCGACGCGGAAAAGAAGGCGCGCTACATCCTGGCCGCCGAGAACAAGGAGCTTGCCCTCTGGGAGGCTTACTCCGGGGAGCTCGACAACAACCGGGAGAAGCTCTCGAAATCATACGACGACAAGGGTCTCCTGGCGGCGCACCGCGCCGTGGTCACCAAGCTTGGGGTGCAGTCCACCCCTGTCTTCTGGGTCGACGGCAAGTATGTGAGCGGCGCCAATATCCCCCTGGTGGAGAGCATCATCGGCAAATGCAAGCTTGCGGAGGGAACCAAGCCGGGAGCTGCGGCCGCCTGCGAGGACGAAGGGCAGAAGAAGTGA
- a CDS encoding YceI family protein: protein MNATLSCSELMRRMGAGAVVVDVMTPEEYAAGHLAGARNACIYEIVFLDRIAEQVPDRDTDLIVYDATGTTRAADLARERLLQAGYTRVSVLAGGLTAWRDAGLPLEGGEPFVAGPELRDGSYRIDTEQSTLEWIGRNLSKRHHGRIAIQAGELAVAGGRVSAGNIVLDMATISCLDLQDPVWNAMLIRHLKSDDFFAVDRFPTASFTLTRWEARIGASPEAPQGIVTGDLTIKDVTRPVSFPAIVAPQQDGGIKAHGAFDIDRTLWNVCYGSCRLYEHLGMHLVHDTISLELFVVALRS from the coding sequence ATGAATGCCACGTTGTCGTGCAGTGAACTGATGCGGCGCATGGGAGCCGGCGCGGTGGTGGTCGATGTGATGACGCCGGAAGAGTACGCCGCCGGGCATCTGGCCGGTGCCAGGAATGCCTGCATCTACGAGATTGTTTTTCTCGACCGCATCGCCGAACAGGTCCCCGACCGGGATACCGACCTGATCGTCTATGATGCCACCGGCACCACCAGAGCGGCCGACCTGGCACGGGAGCGGCTGCTTCAGGCAGGGTACACCAGAGTTTCCGTGCTTGCCGGTGGCCTTACGGCGTGGCGCGACGCGGGCCTGCCGCTGGAGGGGGGTGAGCCCTTCGTGGCCGGGCCGGAGCTCCGGGACGGCAGCTACCGGATCGACACGGAACAAAGCACGCTGGAGTGGATCGGCCGCAACCTCAGCAAGCGTCACCATGGCCGCATCGCCATCCAGGCAGGAGAGCTGGCCGTTGCCGGAGGGAGAGTGTCGGCAGGGAACATCGTGCTGGATATGGCCACGATTTCCTGTCTCGATCTGCAGGATCCGGTCTGGAATGCCATGCTGATCCGGCATCTGAAATCCGATGACTTTTTCGCGGTCGACCGCTTTCCGACCGCTTCGTTCACGCTGACCCGGTGGGAAGCGCGGATTGGGGCCTCGCCGGAAGCGCCCCAGGGGATTGTTACCGGCGACCTGACCATCAAGGACGTGACCCGGCCGGTCAGCTTCCCGGCCATAGTCGCTCCGCAACAGGATGGCGGCATCAAGGCCCATGGGGCCTTCGACATCGACCGTACCCTCTGGAACGTCTGCTACGGGTCGTGCCGGTTGTACGAACATCTCGGCATGCATCTGGTGCATGACACCATCAGCCTGGAGTTGTTTGTCGTGGCGCTCAGATCGTGA
- a CDS encoding bifunctional alpha/beta hydrolase/OsmC family protein: protein MRTERITFSNAQGQRLAARLELPEGGPPLAYALFAHCFTCSKELTAAVQITRTLGSRRIAVLRFDFTGLGESEGEFAATTFSSEVSDLVAAARFLEREYQPPRLLIGHSLGGMAVLAAAAEIPSTQAIVTIAAPARPGQLRGLLGEDATRIEQKGEASVNIGGRAFIIRKSLLDDLEAQHPLEALRRLRVALLVMHSPRDRVVAIDNATAIYQAAFHPKSFISLDPADHLLSDGRDSRYAGEMIAAWAGRYLAPPESPVPSPHPPEAMDGRLTARTGTEGFRTDLSVSGFSLVADEPVEEGGGNQGPSPYDYLLAALGACTGMTLQMYARRKGWPLEEAVVRLSQEKIHAEDCRDCDEKDRRIDRFERELELRGQLDETQRQRLLEIAGHCPVHRTLTGEVQIVTTLRPDSPS, encoded by the coding sequence ATGAGAACCGAGAGGATCACCTTTTCCAACGCGCAGGGCCAGCGGCTTGCGGCCCGTCTGGAGCTCCCCGAAGGCGGACCGCCGCTGGCCTACGCCCTCTTTGCCCACTGCTTCACCTGCTCCAAGGAGCTGACTGCCGCGGTACAGATCACCCGCACCCTGGGCAGCCGGCGCATCGCCGTGCTCCGTTTCGACTTTACCGGACTTGGCGAGAGCGAGGGGGAATTCGCCGCAACGACGTTTTCCTCCGAGGTCAGCGACCTTGTGGCGGCAGCCCGGTTCCTGGAGCGGGAATACCAGCCTCCGCGGCTGCTGATCGGCCACTCCCTGGGGGGGATGGCGGTGCTGGCCGCGGCGGCGGAGATCCCCTCGACGCAAGCCATCGTCACCATCGCGGCGCCGGCCCGGCCCGGCCAACTGCGGGGGCTGCTCGGCGAAGACGCGACCCGGATCGAGCAGAAGGGGGAGGCCTCGGTCAACATCGGTGGCCGCGCGTTCATCATCCGCAAGAGCCTGCTGGATGACCTGGAAGCCCAGCACCCCCTTGAGGCGCTGCGCCGGCTCAGGGTCGCGCTCCTGGTGATGCACTCTCCCCGCGACCGGGTCGTGGCGATCGACAACGCCACCGCCATCTACCAGGCCGCGTTCCACCCCAAAAGCTTCATCTCCCTCGACCCGGCGGACCATCTCCTCTCCGACGGCAGGGACTCCCGTTACGCCGGCGAGATGATCGCCGCCTGGGCCGGCCGCTATCTGGCGCCCCCCGAGTCGCCGGTCCCTTCCCCCCACCCCCCGGAGGCAATGGACGGACGGCTGACGGCGCGTACCGGGACCGAAGGATTCCGCACCGACCTGTCCGTCAGCGGCTTCAGTCTCGTGGCTGACGAGCCGGTGGAGGAGGGGGGCGGCAACCAGGGCCCCTCTCCCTACGACTACCTGCTGGCCGCCCTCGGCGCCTGCACGGGGATGACGCTCCAGATGTACGCCCGCCGCAAGGGGTGGCCCCTGGAGGAGGCGGTCGTGCGGCTCTCCCAGGAGAAGATCCACGCCGAGGACTGCCGCGACTGCGACGAAAAGGATCGCCGCATCGACCGGTTCGAACGCGAGCTGGAACTGCGCGGGCAGCTGGATGAGACGCAGCGGCAGCGCCTGCTGGAGATCGCCGGGCACTGTCCGGTTCATCGCACCCTGACGGGGGAGGTGCAGATCGTGACCACCCTGCGGCCGGATTCCCCGTCCTGA
- the ygiD gene encoding 4,5-DOPA-extradiol-dioxygenase has product MHETLPAIFLGHGNPLNALADNSYTRAWRRIGEQTPRPRAILAISAHWYVPGTGVTINATPRTIHDFGGFPQELYQVQYPAPGDPALARRVQDMLAPLPVALDDSWGLDHGTWAVLCHAYPDADIPVVQLSIDKTRPASFHFEVGRRLAPLRDEGILVVGSGNLVHNLHAYAWGRHAADPYDWAVRFEAKAKELLLAGEYQPLIDYETLGEDAMLAIPTPDHYLPLLYVIAMRRERDAVTFPVAGVDGGSISMLAVQVG; this is encoded by the coding sequence ATGCACGAAACATTACCGGCGATCTTCCTCGGACACGGGAATCCCCTGAACGCTCTTGCCGACAACAGCTACACCCGTGCCTGGCGGCGCATCGGAGAGCAGACACCACGGCCGAGGGCCATTCTGGCGATTTCCGCCCACTGGTACGTGCCGGGAACAGGCGTCACCATAAACGCGACGCCGCGGACCATCCACGATTTCGGCGGCTTTCCCCAGGAGCTGTACCAGGTGCAGTACCCCGCCCCCGGCGACCCGGCACTGGCCCGCAGGGTGCAGGACATGCTGGCCCCTCTGCCGGTCGCGCTCGACGATTCGTGGGGGCTCGATCACGGGACCTGGGCCGTGCTCTGCCACGCGTATCCTGACGCCGACATCCCGGTGGTGCAGCTGAGTATCGACAAGACGCGGCCCGCCTCCTTTCATTTCGAGGTGGGGCGACGGCTCGCGCCGCTGCGCGACGAAGGGATCCTGGTCGTGGGGAGCGGCAACCTCGTCCACAATCTTCACGCATATGCATGGGGGCGGCACGCAGCCGATCCCTATGACTGGGCGGTCCGCTTCGAAGCGAAGGCGAAGGAGCTGCTGCTTGCCGGCGAGTACCAGCCGCTCATCGATTACGAGACGCTCGGTGAGGATGCGATGCTTGCCATTCCGACCCCCGACCACTATCTGCCGTTGCTCTACGTCATCGCCATGAGAAGGGAGCGCGATGCGGTGACGTTCCCGGTCGCAGGGGTCGATGGGGGCTCCATATCGATGCTTGCCGTGCAGGTGGGGTAG
- a CDS encoding aldo/keto reductase, producing the protein MQTRTLGDSGLEVSALGLGCMGMSFSYGPPKDRQEMISLLRTAVERGITFFDTAEVYGPFTNEELVGEALAPLRDRVVIATKFGFDTSPGKDPRGMTGGMPVLNSRPEHIKEVAEASLRRLRTEVIDLFYQHRVDPEVPIEEVAGAVKELIQEGKVKHFGLSEAGIETVRRAHAVQPVACVQNEYSLWFRRPEEGLLQTLEELGIGLVPYSPLGKGFLTGTIGEKATFDNTDFRSTLPRFAPEALKANQALVELLGRIAAEKNATPAQIALAWLLAQKPWIVPIPGTTRLERLDENIDALAVKLTADDLREIDRAAARITVHGNRYPEKLEQLTGR; encoded by the coding sequence ATGCAAACACGTACATTGGGAGATAGCGGCCTGGAAGTCTCGGCCCTCGGGCTTGGCTGCATGGGGATGAGCTTTTCCTACGGCCCCCCCAAAGACAGGCAGGAGATGATCTCGCTGCTGCGCACTGCAGTGGAGCGGGGAATCACCTTCTTCGACACGGCGGAGGTCTACGGCCCGTTCACCAACGAGGAGCTGGTCGGCGAGGCGCTCGCCCCGCTGCGGGACCGGGTGGTGATCGCCACCAAGTTCGGGTTCGATACCAGTCCCGGCAAGGACCCGCGAGGGATGACGGGGGGGATGCCGGTTCTCAACAGCCGGCCGGAGCACATCAAGGAGGTGGCCGAGGCCTCCCTCAGGCGACTCAGAACCGAGGTCATCGATCTCTTCTACCAGCACCGGGTCGATCCGGAGGTACCGATCGAGGAGGTGGCGGGAGCGGTGAAGGAGCTGATCCAGGAAGGGAAGGTGAAGCACTTCGGGCTTTCCGAGGCGGGCATAGAGACGGTCCGTCGCGCGCATGCCGTACAGCCGGTGGCCTGCGTGCAGAACGAGTACTCGCTCTGGTTCCGGCGCCCGGAAGAGGGACTGCTGCAGACGCTGGAGGAGCTGGGAATCGGCCTCGTTCCCTACAGCCCGCTGGGGAAGGGGTTCCTCACCGGCACGATCGGCGAGAAAGCGACCTTCGACAACACCGACTTCCGCAGCACCCTCCCCCGCTTCGCGCCAGAGGCGCTGAAGGCGAACCAGGCCCTCGTTGAGTTGCTGGGGAGGATCGCCGCCGAGAAGAACGCGACACCGGCCCAGATCGCCCTCGCGTGGCTGCTGGCCCAGAAGCCGTGGATCGTGCCGATTCCGGGAACCACGAGACTGGAGCGCCTGGACGAGAACATTGACGCGCTGGCCGTCAAACTAACCGCCGACGATCTCCGTGAGATCGACCGCGCCGCCGCCCGGATCACCGTGCACGGCAACCGCTATCCGGAGAAGCTGGAGCAGTTGACCGGACGCTGA